One Alicyclobacillus acidoterrestris DNA window includes the following coding sequences:
- a CDS encoding 2-keto-3-deoxygluconate permease encodes MRICIVLSLVPGLLLSGLPIVIPFIGFTIGAGIDLGSIFTAGLNGIILALFVVVIGAGFTFLADKYVLRRPGYAGAALASSSGNSIANPAVIASIDATYKPFVQTATAEIASAVVLTAIFVPFITAFVARKFGSGRNDGEHLPTIAEDAEVTR; translated from the coding sequence ATGAGAATCTGCATCGTTCTATCCTTAGTTCCTGGGCTTTTGCTCTCTGGACTCCCGATTGTGATTCCGTTTATCGGATTTACGATTGGTGCTGGCATAGACCTGGGCAGTATCTTTACTGCAGGTCTCAATGGCATCATCTTAGCGCTGTTTGTCGTGGTCATCGGCGCTGGCTTCACTTTTCTGGCGGATAAGTATGTTCTTCGACGTCCAGGGTACGCAGGGGCGGCGTTGGCCAGTTCGTCTGGGAACTCGATTGCCAACCCCGCCGTGATTGCGAGTATTGATGCGACCTATAAACCGTTTGTTCAGACTGCAACTGCCGAAATCGCTTCGGCAGTCGTACTGACGGCCATATTTGTCCCATTTATCACAGCTTTTGTCGCCCGCAAATTTGGAAGTGGGCGAAATGATGGGGAGCATTTGCCCACGATTGCGGAAGACGCAGAAGTGACAAGATAG
- a CDS encoding exodeoxyribonuclease III, whose protein sequence is MKFVSWNVNGLRSCVNKGFYEYFNETQADIFCVQETKLQEGQIQLDLGEGYHQYWNYALKKGYSGTAVFTKTEPLSVRYGLEENTEPEGRIITLEFDAFYLVTVYTPNAKRDLSRLEYRLEWEDRFRNYLLQLDAHKPVVICGDLNVAHQEIDLKNAKGNRGNSGFTEEEREKMTMLLDAGFTDSFRYLYPDKTDAYSWWSNMPRVRERNVGWRIDYFLVSSRLRPFIVDARIDSHIFGSDHCPVVLELADLT, encoded by the coding sequence GTGAAATTCGTATCATGGAATGTCAACGGGTTACGATCCTGTGTCAATAAGGGATTTTATGAGTACTTCAACGAGACACAAGCAGATATCTTTTGCGTTCAGGAAACAAAATTGCAGGAAGGGCAAATTCAACTGGATCTCGGAGAAGGATATCACCAGTATTGGAACTACGCGCTCAAGAAGGGGTATTCCGGAACAGCCGTATTCACGAAGACAGAGCCACTTTCGGTACGCTATGGGCTCGAAGAAAACACAGAGCCAGAGGGGCGCATCATTACACTGGAGTTCGATGCTTTCTATCTCGTAACGGTATACACCCCCAATGCCAAACGGGACTTATCAAGACTCGAATATCGCCTGGAATGGGAAGATCGGTTCCGAAACTACCTGTTGCAACTGGATGCGCACAAACCTGTCGTCATTTGCGGAGATTTAAACGTAGCCCACCAGGAGATTGACCTAAAAAACGCCAAGGGGAATCGCGGTAACTCCGGTTTCACAGAAGAAGAGCGGGAGAAAATGACCATGCTCCTCGACGCCGGCTTTACAGACTCCTTTAGATATCTTTATCCAGACAAAACGGATGCTTACTCCTGGTGGTCAAATATGCCAAGGGTGAGAGAGCGAAATGTCGGATGGCGAATCGACTATTTTCTCGTGTCGTCAAGATTGCGCCCCTTCATCGTCGACGCGCGAATCGATTCTCATATTTTCGGTAGCGATCACTGCCCTGTCGTATTGGAACTAGCGGATCTTACGTAA
- a CDS encoding serine hydrolase domain-containing protein has translation MNRDALEHAIRYIQLWLAERYEEEDVPGFVAAVAYKGEMLMNEAYGYADVERGIPMRPDHLFRIASHSKTFTATAIMQLAEEGRLRIDDRVVEYIPWLRDHEDSRWGNVTLRQLLSHGAGVIRDGLDSEYWNIERPFPDTDQFIREMTETGLVYDNNTQLKYTNYGYTLLGLVIEAVSGQPYNEFVLERIVRPLGLAHTFPEYRPELNQPAPEELVTGYTRREPKKRLPIAHVSTKAMSPATGFCSTAEDLCTYFTAQMVGSGKLLSDESKKEMQRPAWPMLMPGGPRDTEYGLGFVLHRYGERQTFGHSGGFPGCITDTMVDPKAGLVVTALTNAIDGPAGWIVAGIYRIISFFEEHDETTPAQIWSMFEGSYANLWGRIRIVATGDGLRTIHGYGWDPLLMVEKLAWVEDEMFKIAETSSGAPGGELVHFHTEQGRVESTRYGGAIYWPRAVWREKMAEQTRVSF, from the coding sequence ATGAATAGAGACGCGCTTGAACACGCGATTCGTTATATTCAATTGTGGCTTGCTGAACGTTATGAGGAAGAAGACGTGCCTGGGTTTGTCGCTGCTGTGGCGTATAAAGGCGAAATGCTGATGAATGAGGCGTATGGATATGCGGATGTGGAGCGTGGAATTCCGATGAGACCTGACCATTTATTTCGCATCGCCTCTCACTCCAAAACGTTTACGGCGACCGCCATCATGCAGTTGGCTGAAGAGGGGCGCCTTCGCATTGATGACCGCGTGGTGGAGTATATTCCATGGTTGCGAGATCATGAGGATAGCCGCTGGGGCAATGTGACGTTACGACAGCTTTTGTCCCACGGAGCCGGGGTGATTCGCGATGGCTTGGACAGCGAGTACTGGAATATTGAACGCCCATTTCCGGACACCGACCAGTTCATCCGCGAGATGACAGAGACCGGGCTCGTTTATGACAACAACACGCAATTGAAATACACGAACTATGGCTATACCCTTTTGGGATTGGTGATTGAAGCAGTATCTGGGCAGCCGTATAACGAGTTTGTTCTCGAACGCATCGTTCGCCCATTAGGCCTCGCGCATACATTTCCCGAATATCGCCCCGAATTAAATCAGCCTGCGCCTGAGGAGTTGGTGACGGGGTATACGCGGCGGGAACCCAAGAAGCGCTTGCCTATCGCGCATGTCAGTACGAAGGCGATGTCGCCCGCCACTGGATTTTGTTCCACCGCAGAGGATTTGTGTACGTATTTCACTGCTCAGATGGTGGGCTCTGGAAAGCTGTTGAGCGATGAATCGAAAAAGGAGATGCAGCGGCCGGCGTGGCCAATGCTGATGCCGGGCGGGCCACGTGACACGGAATACGGCCTGGGTTTTGTTTTACATCGGTATGGGGAGCGGCAGACTTTTGGGCACAGTGGCGGTTTTCCTGGATGCATTACGGATACGATGGTAGATCCGAAGGCGGGACTGGTCGTGACAGCATTGACCAATGCCATTGATGGACCTGCTGGGTGGATTGTGGCTGGTATCTATCGCATTATCAGCTTCTTTGAGGAGCATGATGAAACCACACCGGCGCAGATTTGGTCGATGTTCGAGGGATCATATGCCAATCTCTGGGGGCGCATCAGAATTGTTGCCACTGGCGATGGTTTGAGGACCATCCATGGATACGGGTGGGATCCGCTGTTGATGGTGGAAAAGCTCGCCTGGGTGGAAGACGAGATGTTCAAGATTGCTGAGACCAGCAGCGGTGCACCGGGTGGAGAATTGGTACATTTTCATACGGAGCAAGGGCGCGTGGAATCTACCCGGTACGGTGGGGCGATTTACTGGCCGCGGGCGGTTTGGCGCGAGAAAATGGCGGAGCAGACACGGGTGAGCTTCTAG
- a CDS encoding response regulator transcription factor: MATILVVDDDAHIRELVGLHLQRDGFDIVEATDGQQALSLLETTKVDLVVLDIMMPNIDGWALCRAIREDSSIPVLMLTALGETQQKVKGLQLGADDYLVKPFDPAELVARVHALLRRYRISTEHVVEAGELRLDGTTRDVVFRGQHLVLPPKEFELLFKLASYPGRTLSRDQLIEDIWGYDFDGDERTVDVHIKRLRDKFPEDECSFKIRTVRGLGYRFEVDE; encoded by the coding sequence TTGGCGACAATTTTGGTAGTTGACGACGATGCGCACATTCGGGAATTGGTAGGCTTGCATTTGCAACGAGACGGGTTTGACATTGTTGAGGCAACGGATGGTCAGCAGGCACTGTCCCTACTGGAGACGACGAAAGTCGATTTGGTGGTCTTGGATATCATGATGCCCAATATCGATGGTTGGGCGCTGTGTCGGGCGATTCGTGAGGACTCTTCAATCCCCGTTTTAATGTTGACCGCACTGGGTGAAACACAGCAAAAGGTGAAGGGCCTGCAGTTAGGTGCTGATGATTACCTGGTAAAACCTTTCGATCCGGCAGAACTTGTCGCCCGGGTACATGCACTGCTCAGGCGCTACCGGATTAGCACAGAACATGTGGTCGAAGCCGGGGAGTTGCGATTAGATGGTACAACAAGGGATGTTGTATTTCGAGGGCAACACCTCGTGCTGCCGCCGAAGGAATTCGAACTGCTGTTTAAATTGGCGAGTTACCCAGGCCGGACACTTTCGCGGGATCAACTAATTGAAGACATTTGGGGCTATGATTTTGATGGCGATGAACGAACGGTCGATGTGCACATCAAACGATTGCGCGATAAGTTCCCCGAAGATGAATGTTCATTCAAAATCAGAACCGTTCGCGGGCTCGGATACCGTTTTGAGGTTGATGAATAA
- a CDS encoding ATP-binding protein — MRRRDNQRTDERRRQRLRQDRQANELQANQATTHSVRNTWRIVLRVLLIWVVVFVVFSLAYWITNWFYHWLGKEPGSYWTHMTTVGVAIALILLTGFIMARFAAPRQQAFWQSLIDAIRQMAKGNFNVRIDVGQMGGPGEFHQLVNSLNNMAQELAQVEQMRQEFISNVSHEIQSPLTAILGFVEALKSEEITPENRQHYLNVIETESKRMSRLSENLLKLTSLESGAHPFHSESFRLDRQIRDVVLTLEPLWLKKGIEIELSLETTNVFADKDLLNQVWMNLLTNAIKFTERGGAIFISLGPEEGWTTVRVRDTGMGIREEDQQRVFERFYKADKARQRTESGSGLGLTIVKKIIDLHQGEIRVESQYGSGTTFIVRLPHPV, encoded by the coding sequence ATGCGAAGACGAGATAACCAACGAACAGACGAGCGACGACGGCAGCGGCTTCGACAGGACAGGCAAGCGAACGAACTGCAGGCGAATCAGGCCACGACCCACAGCGTTCGTAATACCTGGCGCATTGTACTTCGTGTCCTTCTGATATGGGTCGTTGTGTTTGTCGTCTTTTCGCTCGCCTACTGGATTACCAACTGGTTTTATCACTGGCTAGGGAAAGAACCTGGTTCTTACTGGACGCACATGACAACGGTGGGGGTCGCCATCGCGTTGATCCTTTTGACAGGATTTATCATGGCGCGCTTTGCGGCCCCTCGACAACAAGCGTTTTGGCAGTCTCTGATAGACGCCATTCGTCAGATGGCGAAAGGGAACTTTAATGTTCGTATTGACGTCGGCCAGATGGGGGGACCAGGGGAGTTTCACCAACTGGTCAACAGCTTGAACAATATGGCGCAGGAACTTGCGCAGGTGGAACAGATGCGCCAGGAGTTCATCTCCAACGTTTCGCATGAAATTCAATCGCCGCTCACGGCGATTTTAGGTTTTGTCGAGGCGCTGAAAAGTGAAGAAATCACGCCGGAAAATCGACAACACTACTTGAATGTGATTGAGACAGAGAGCAAGCGGATGTCGAGACTTAGTGAAAACCTTCTAAAATTGACCTCGCTCGAATCGGGCGCCCATCCTTTTCATTCAGAGTCTTTTCGTTTAGATAGACAAATTCGCGACGTCGTGTTGACACTGGAACCATTGTGGCTGAAAAAGGGCATTGAAATTGAACTATCCCTTGAGACGACAAACGTATTCGCGGATAAAGATCTCCTCAATCAGGTTTGGATGAACCTATTGACCAATGCCATCAAGTTCACAGAGCGGGGCGGCGCCATCTTCATTTCGCTCGGCCCTGAAGAGGGGTGGACGACAGTGCGCGTGAGAGACACTGGCATGGGGATTCGAGAGGAAGATCAGCAACGCGTCTTTGAACGATTTTATAAGGCGGATAAAGCGCGTCAGAGAACGGAATCTGGAAGCGGACTCGGACTCACGATTGTGAAGAAAATCATTGATTTGCACCAGGGTGAGATTCGTGTTGAAAGCCAGTACGGTTCGGGTACGACGTTCATCGTTCGGCTGCCACACCCTGTTTAA
- a CDS encoding ATP-binding cassette domain-containing protein, which yields MGRENPIQLKSVDAPWAVEARGLVKTFGGFRAVDGVDLKVRAGTIYGVLGPNGAGKTTTIRMLATLLRPDAGTATIFGYDVVKEPQIVRQLIGVTGQYASVDETLSATENLIIFSRLLGLSHTEARRKAAELLEEFSLTEAAKRPLKKFSGGMRRRLDLAASLIAQPPLIFLDEPTTGLDPRTRAQMWETIRRLVKTGSTVVLTTQYLDEADQLADRIAVIHHGGVVAEGTVDELKASVGRSSLQLRVEEPQTIERARRCVEQVLRVQSIISPEAGKITAPMADADKVTDLLIALREAGIRLSEMSVQKPTLDEVFLTLTGDNVTESPSSDEMDVEVSQG from the coding sequence ATGGGGCGTGAAAACCCAATTCAGTTAAAGTCTGTCGATGCGCCGTGGGCTGTTGAGGCACGCGGGTTAGTGAAGACATTTGGCGGTTTCCGGGCAGTCGATGGAGTCGATTTAAAGGTGCGTGCGGGCACGATTTACGGTGTGCTTGGACCCAATGGAGCAGGTAAAACCACCACCATCCGCATGTTGGCGACACTGTTGCGACCAGATGCAGGAACGGCCACCATCTTCGGTTACGACGTGGTCAAAGAGCCGCAAATCGTGCGCCAATTGATTGGTGTGACGGGGCAGTATGCGTCAGTCGACGAAACGCTCAGCGCTACGGAGAATCTAATTATCTTCTCCCGGTTGCTCGGGCTCTCTCATACGGAGGCAAGGCGCAAAGCGGCAGAGTTGTTAGAGGAATTCAGTTTGACGGAGGCTGCAAAGCGCCCCTTGAAGAAATTCTCCGGCGGCATGCGGCGCAGGTTGGATTTGGCGGCGAGTTTGATTGCTCAACCTCCGCTCATTTTCTTAGATGAACCGACAACGGGCCTTGATCCGCGGACGCGCGCGCAGATGTGGGAAACGATTCGGAGGTTGGTGAAGACCGGATCGACCGTTGTACTGACCACGCAATACTTAGATGAGGCAGATCAACTGGCGGATCGGATTGCCGTGATTCATCATGGCGGCGTGGTCGCAGAGGGAACGGTGGATGAACTGAAAGCGTCGGTTGGCAGGTCATCCTTGCAACTCCGCGTGGAGGAGCCGCAGACGATAGAGCGCGCCAGGCGTTGTGTTGAACAGGTACTGCGGGTACAGTCCATTATTTCGCCGGAGGCTGGGAAAATCACTGCGCCGATGGCGGATGCCGACAAGGTAACCGATTTGCTCATTGCACTTCGCGAGGCGGGGATTCGCTTAAGCGAGATGAGCGTGCAAAAACCGACGCTGGACGAGGTGTTCTTGACCCTTACTGGGGATAACGTGACGGAATCGCCGTCCAGCGACGAGATGGATGTGGAGGTGAGCCAGGGATGA
- a CDS encoding ABC transporter permease has translation MNQPITPVSQRQLRNHTSFGQSVRNSFTMAYRGILKIRRTPEQLFDVTFQPIIFTLMFTYIFGGAISGNVQSYLPVIIPGILVQTVITTSVVTGVQLREDMDKGVFDRFKSLPIARIAPLAGALLADTVRYTIATVLTFTMGYIMGYRPGGGLSHVAIAAVLVIVCAWAISWIFAFFGVIARTASSVQGISMIILFPLTFLSNAFVPVKTMPHWLQWFVNINPISHLVTAVRNLANTGTIGSDLAISLIGAAVAVAIFAPLTVRAYMRRA, from the coding sequence ATGAATCAACCGATCACGCCGGTATCACAACGCCAATTGCGAAATCACACGAGTTTTGGCCAATCCGTGCGCAACTCATTTACGATGGCCTATCGAGGCATCCTGAAAATTCGGCGCACACCTGAGCAATTATTTGATGTGACGTTTCAGCCGATTATCTTTACGCTCATGTTTACTTACATCTTTGGCGGTGCCATCTCTGGAAATGTGCAGAGCTACCTGCCAGTCATCATTCCGGGTATTCTCGTACAGACGGTTATTACGACGTCCGTCGTCACGGGCGTTCAATTGCGGGAGGATATGGATAAGGGTGTGTTTGACCGGTTCAAGTCACTCCCCATTGCCCGCATTGCCCCATTGGCAGGTGCGCTTTTGGCCGATACAGTCCGTTATACCATTGCGACGGTATTGACGTTCACAATGGGGTACATCATGGGTTACCGACCTGGCGGTGGTCTTTCGCACGTCGCGATTGCTGCTGTTCTCGTGATTGTGTGCGCTTGGGCAATCAGTTGGATTTTTGCTTTCTTTGGTGTGATTGCGCGCACCGCTTCCAGCGTGCAAGGCATCTCGATGATTATTCTATTCCCACTGACCTTCCTGTCGAACGCGTTTGTGCCGGTTAAGACGATGCCTCATTGGCTCCAATGGTTCGTGAACATCAATCCGATTTCACACCTTGTCACAGCGGTTCGCAACCTGGCCAACACAGGAACGATCGGCAGTGACCTTGCAATTTCTCTCATTGGTGCCGCTGTCGCCGTCGCGATTTTTGCCCCGCTGACGGTCCGCGCCTACATGCGCCGCGCATAG
- a CDS encoding IS256 family transposase: MFQINRDVLAVQLQDEVNRFIQERLELIMREELTNFLRVEHPGEDNSRNGHYKPDLQTRYGEIKDLNVPRDRQGDFHTQLFEPYARRDNWLEEAVISMYKGGMSTRDIAQFIEKMYGTKYSPTTITNITNVVLADVDAWRKRPLKKRYSVVYMDGLYVALKRDTVENESIYVVMGIDENGHRQILGYYVGGQESATSCGEVFADLRERGVEEILIGVADGLPGLKEAFLKVFPKADFQRCVVHKLRNILTKVRPKDKSKVTEELQAVYSSPTKDEALARFKEFERNWVTRYPREVQSWRDDLDDLLCFYKYPEMIRYAIYTTNPIERTMKEIRKRIRPMNSIANLEAAEKIVYLFAKGYNERWEKRSLRGFADAQVQETLREMFQKRYGTGGNGEGSTGQQS, encoded by the coding sequence TTGTTTCAGATTAACAGAGATGTGTTAGCAGTTCAATTGCAAGACGAAGTCAATCGGTTTATCCAAGAGCGCTTGGAGCTCATCATGCGAGAAGAGCTGACAAACTTCCTTCGCGTTGAGCATCCAGGGGAGGACAACTCCCGAAACGGTCACTACAAACCAGATCTGCAGACGCGCTATGGTGAAATTAAGGATTTGAACGTACCTCGGGACCGGCAAGGGGATTTCCATACGCAGTTGTTTGAGCCCTATGCTCGCCGAGACAACTGGTTAGAAGAAGCAGTTATCTCCATGTACAAGGGTGGGATGAGCACACGTGACATCGCTCAATTCATTGAGAAGATGTATGGCACGAAGTACTCGCCAACCACCATTACAAACATCACTAATGTTGTCCTTGCTGACGTAGATGCGTGGAGAAAGCGTCCTTTGAAGAAGCGTTACTCTGTCGTGTACATGGACGGGCTGTACGTTGCCCTAAAACGAGACACGGTGGAGAACGAATCCATCTATGTAGTCATGGGAATTGACGAAAACGGTCACCGTCAAATTCTGGGTTATTACGTTGGTGGTCAGGAAAGTGCAACTAGCTGCGGCGAAGTATTTGCTGACCTACGGGAACGTGGGGTTGAGGAAATCCTCATTGGCGTCGCAGATGGATTACCAGGCTTAAAGGAGGCGTTTCTGAAGGTCTTTCCGAAGGCCGATTTTCAACGGTGTGTGGTTCACAAACTCCGAAACATCCTTACCAAGGTCCGTCCGAAAGACAAATCAAAAGTAACCGAAGAACTCCAAGCGGTGTACTCTAGCCCCACAAAGGACGAAGCACTCGCCCGCTTCAAGGAGTTTGAACGCAACTGGGTAACCCGTTATCCACGTGAGGTGCAATCCTGGCGGGATGACTTGGACGATTTACTCTGCTTCTACAAGTATCCAGAAATGATTCGTTATGCGATTTACACGACCAATCCAATTGAACGAACCATGAAGGAGATTCGGAAACGCATCCGGCCGATGAACAGCATTGCCAACCTAGAAGCTGCAGAGAAAATTGTTTACCTTTTCGCAAAAGGATACAACGAGAGGTGGGAAAAAAGGTCACTACGTGGCTTTGCTGACGCACAAGTGCAAGAAACCCTTCGTGAAATGTTTCAAAAAAGATATGGAACCGGTGGCAATGGCGAAGGGTCGACTGGCCAGCAGAGCTGA
- a CDS encoding metallophosphoesterase family protein: protein MTLRIAVLGDVHYPYLPGGSEEQIAARDRFYADVFEQFFAETADLYVCVGDVTHTGHPEEWAGIARILAQYHDQPFRFVLGNHDTLLQSKSSVLSSMNQQRHWVEQLEHLPLLFLDTTQESRRDDWGGAVDREQLEWIRTRHAESAEPLFVFAHHPLYNTTAKSDEPMMYVQNSDDVEAAMASLSKQVFYFNGHNHVQSIVKHPRRSNWVCIQTASILSGLRYRVVEVTSMSMTVNTKVIDAEGMKETLTTLYQGIPDYWHNPDAVGEETDDAITVQRYDLKY from the coding sequence GTGACTTTGAGAATCGCGGTGCTTGGAGATGTTCATTATCCGTATTTGCCTGGTGGATCAGAGGAACAAATCGCGGCGCGGGACCGTTTTTATGCGGACGTTTTTGAGCAGTTTTTTGCCGAAACTGCAGACCTCTATGTGTGCGTCGGTGATGTGACGCATACTGGTCATCCCGAGGAGTGGGCGGGCATTGCGCGCATATTGGCCCAATATCACGATCAACCATTTCGTTTTGTACTTGGGAATCACGACACGTTGCTTCAAAGTAAATCTTCCGTGTTGTCTAGTATGAACCAACAGCGTCACTGGGTTGAGCAGTTGGAACACTTACCGCTATTATTTCTGGATACCACGCAAGAAAGCCGTCGGGATGATTGGGGCGGAGCGGTAGATAGAGAACAATTGGAGTGGATTCGCACGAGGCACGCTGAATCGGCTGAGCCACTGTTCGTGTTTGCGCATCACCCCTTGTATAACACGACAGCGAAGTCGGATGAACCGATGATGTACGTGCAAAATTCTGATGATGTGGAGGCGGCTATGGCCTCTTTATCTAAGCAAGTGTTTTACTTCAATGGTCACAATCATGTGCAAAGCATCGTCAAGCATCCCCGACGCTCGAATTGGGTTTGCATTCAAACAGCTTCCATTCTTTCTGGCCTGCGGTATCGGGTGGTCGAGGTCACTTCGATGAGCATGACGGTGAATACCAAAGTCATTGACGCCGAAGGGATGAAAGAGACGCTGACGACTCTTTATCAAGGGATTCCGGATTACTGGCATAATCCAGATGCAGTGGGTGAGGAAACAGATGACGCTATCACTGTTCAACGGTATGACTTGAAATATTAG
- a CDS encoding IS1380 family transposase — translation MKQYNHTRSQFARKSSTIHTRYDLNAATSFGGASGLIDFVLGTGIDREFWVHGLRKGRNTQFHMDDIALTVIFGSLLGQERIFHFEDIEQDPLLKLKLDVPKLPDTTLLYKDLKRLGSDAGIKAIRSAHRQILRSLLPKGQGIVVDIDSSVETVYGAQQQSAVGYNPHHHGRASFHPLLAFDSLTGCCLYDELRSGDAHTSDGFADFYKAMKDQLPDGVNIRAVRMDKGFTGEKVFQILEQDQRDYVIKLKWTKRLAQLAQAPNLLWHCITESDREHCDVTSIMYQATSWDRPRRVVIVRRLDIDPQECLCADWLWEYEAIATTFDWSGEDVWHFYNFRGNAENHIKEAKYGFAIDRFSSQNFDANKALQGLKLLAYNLLLLYKHVALQPGVRQWTAGRLRRRLFHLPGILVRHARQWSIRLPVYAKHRSLIMLHAAT, via the coding sequence GTGAAACAATATAATCATACACGAAGTCAGTTTGCTCGTAAAAGCTCTACAATTCATACTCGCTACGATTTGAATGCCGCCACCTCCTTTGGCGGTGCAAGTGGTCTCATAGATTTCGTTTTGGGAACGGGTATTGACAGGGAGTTTTGGGTACATGGATTACGCAAGGGCAGAAACACCCAGTTCCACATGGACGATATTGCTCTGACCGTCATTTTCGGTTCCTTGCTGGGTCAGGAACGGATTTTCCACTTTGAGGACATCGAACAAGATCCCCTGTTGAAGCTGAAGTTGGACGTGCCGAAACTGCCTGATACGACTCTGTTGTATAAGGATCTGAAGCGGCTCGGTTCCGACGCTGGCATCAAAGCGATACGTTCGGCGCATAGACAAATCCTAAGGTCACTTCTCCCCAAAGGACAAGGCATCGTGGTCGATATCGACTCCTCTGTAGAGACTGTTTATGGCGCGCAGCAACAGTCCGCTGTTGGATATAATCCACACCATCACGGACGAGCGAGTTTCCATCCCTTGCTGGCGTTTGATTCACTCACTGGTTGTTGTCTCTATGATGAGTTGCGCTCTGGTGACGCCCATACATCAGATGGATTTGCGGATTTCTACAAGGCGATGAAAGACCAGTTGCCGGATGGCGTCAACATTCGTGCCGTCCGCATGGATAAAGGGTTTACCGGAGAAAAAGTGTTTCAGATATTGGAGCAAGATCAGCGGGATTACGTCATCAAACTGAAGTGGACCAAGCGACTCGCACAGTTGGCGCAAGCGCCAAATCTCCTCTGGCACTGCATCACAGAGAGTGACCGGGAACATTGTGACGTTACTTCCATCATGTATCAGGCAACATCCTGGGACAGGCCTCGGCGGGTCGTGATTGTGCGTCGCTTAGACATTGACCCCCAGGAGTGCCTGTGTGCGGATTGGCTCTGGGAATACGAGGCGATTGCCACAACGTTTGACTGGAGCGGCGAGGATGTATGGCACTTCTATAACTTTCGTGGTAACGCTGAGAATCACATCAAGGAAGCCAAATATGGATTTGCCATTGACCGATTCTCCAGCCAGAATTTCGATGCCAACAAAGCGCTGCAAGGTCTAAAGCTACTTGCGTATAATCTACTCCTGCTGTACAAGCACGTCGCGCTTCAACCAGGGGTGCGACAGTGGACCGCCGGACGGCTCAGACGAAGACTATTCCATCTACCTGGGATTCTAGTGCGTCATGCACGCCAGTGGAGCATTCGTCTTCCCGTGTATGCAAAGCATCGGTCGTTGATCATGCTTCATGCCGCCACGTAG